AGGTTAGAGAGTCCTGCCAACCCGTTTCAATATTCATATCTTCAACGCCTAGCATCCAGTGAATCAGTGGGAACGTGAATAACCCCCACAAGAACCATATTGCGATGCTGATTAAAATATCATACAACCAAGCGCCCAGTTTTTTGGTAATCGGTGCTGGTGTGGTTATAAGTGATTGTGCTGTATTTTTTGTCATGGCTAAAGGCAGTTATGTCGTCATTCCCGCGAAGGCGGGAATCTTATAATAAATAAAGTGGATCTGTAGTCGTTAGATTCCCACCTTTGCGGGAATGACAGAATAAGGGCGCTAGTCTAGCAAAACAGGGCTCTGTAGACTAGCTGAAACACTCTTTTACAGCATTTCAATCGCACCGCTTTCATCAATAAGTTATTCCTGATATAAAAGGTGCATTGTTTGCTGAGTAGGTTTGAATAATGACATTAACAAAAACATTAATGGTTTCCGGCGCTTTATTGGCCAGTAGTATCACCGCGGTAGCCGGTGAGGATCATAGCCAATGGCTAGATGATTTCTTTCAAGAGGTGCAGGAGTATCGTCAGTCGCAAAACCCTGTATGGGCAGCTCGTGAGGGTGATGAGAGTGCGAAAGGAAAATTACGCGACGTCAGTCCTGAGGCATATGCTGATCGTAAAGTGAAGTTATTAGAACTTATCAAGGAACTAGAGAGTATCAAGCGTGACAATCTGCTCCAAGACGAGCAGATTAGTTACGACATGATGATGACCCAGTTGAAACAAGACGTGGCTGAGGTAGATTTTAAAGCGTACCAAATGCCGCTAACGTCAGAGTATGGCTTCCATGCACAGACAACTAATCTAGCCAATGCTTTCCGCTTTAGAACCGCGGACGATTATCAGGATTACATCGCCTTGTTGGAAGCGATACCGACGTTTTTCCAGCAAAATGTGTCCAACATGCGCAATGGAATAAAGCGTGGTTTTACAGTACCAAGAGCAGTACTAGATGGTTACAGCGATAGTATTAGCGTGTATATCAAAGATGATCCTAAAGAAACGGTTTGGTACCGACCTTTTAATAATATGCCGGATACCTTAAGTACGGAAGATCAGGCTGTTTTGCAGAAAAAAGCAGCTAAGGTGATTTCTAATAAGGTTTTACCACAATACCAAGCGTATCTGACATTCTTTGAAGATGAATACCTTCCTGCGGCGAAAAAGAGTATTGCCGCATATGACTTCCCAGATGGAAAGGCTTACTACCAAAATCAGATTAAACATTACACAACCTTGGATTTATCGCCAGATGAGATTCATGAGATTGGTCTAAAAGAAGTTGCCAGAATCCGCAAAGAAATGGAGGAGGTCATTGAGACCACGGGCTTTGAGGGTTCTTTCGAGGAGTTTTTGCACTTCTTACGAACTGATGAGCAGTTTTATGCAAAAACACCTGAGGAGCTGTTAAAAGAAGCAGCTTACATGTCAAAAAAGATGGATCATCAGCTTCCTAAGTTTTTCGGCAAATTACCGCGCCAACCCTACGGCGTTGTGCCTGTACCAGAGGAGATTGCACCGAAGTACACGACTGGTCGTTACTCAGGGGCTCCTATCGATAGTGATCGTGCAGGAGAGTACTGGGTGAATACCTATGCCTTAGAGAAGCGTCCATTGTACAATTTAGAAGCCCTCACCTTACACGAGGCGGTTCCGGGTCACCATTTACAGACCGCTTTGGCCCAAGAGCTAACGCACTTACCCAAGTTCCGTCAAAACACTTATATTTCAGCATTTGGTGAAGGGTGGGGGTTATACAGCGAGAAGCTGGGGCTAGAAGCCGGCTTTTATGAGGATCCCTACAGTAATTTCGGCCGATTAACTTATGAAATGTGGCGCGCTATGCGACTGGTTGTGGATACAGGCATGCACGCGAAAGGCTGGAGTCGTGAGAAAGCGATCAGCATGATGGAGAGCAATACTGCTTTGTCGACGCACAATGTTCGTACTGAAATTGATCGTTACATTAGCTGGCCAGCGCAAGCGCTTTCTTACAAGCTGGGCGAGCTGAAGATACTAGAGTTGCGTGAAAAAGCGGAGAAAGCGTTAGGTGAAAAGTTTGATATTCGCAAGTTCCATGACGCTGTTTTGGCCAATGGCTCGATTCCTCTTAGCGTACTCGAAGAGCAGATTGAGCAGTTTATTGAGTTAGAAAATCAGGAAGAGAAAGAGAGCCAATCATAGCTCAATCACTGAAAAAATAGACACGGTAACAGCACAAAGCCCAGCCATCGAGCTGGGCTTTTGTTTTTTGGCGTTCTCGTAAAAGATAAAAACACTTGACTTGGTATGAAAAATTACCATAATGACACCTAAAGGTTTCAATAAGGGTTGCTAAGCTATCTTTGTGATACTCTTGTTGTGTTTTAATAATTGGTAATGAGGTAAAATGATGAGTCAAAAGAATTGTGCAGAGACAGTGGATAGAGTTCAGACAGGCGTTGCTCGAGGGATGCTGGTATGTGGTGTCACTTATTTGATTTTGTTGTGGGAAACACTGACCGAGAAGGGGCGCTTAAATGAAATTTTAGATTTTGCGTCTATCCTAGGTTCTGGTTTAACGATCATAGTGACGTTTGTCTCTTTGTGGCCAGTGATTAAGCAAAAGTTGACTGGAAAGATGCTTGTCAAAAACGAAACCGAAAGTTTCGTTTCAGGCGCCATGCTGGCAAGTTTTAAAAATGGATGGATTGCTTTAACCTTAACGTTGGTCGTTTTATTAGGCACTTCGAAGTTTTTAGACAGCTTAGCGTTACCACTACGATTTTACTTCGTGTTATTGTTCGCTGTTGCCGTACTTTCAGCCAGCATAAGCTTTTTCTGGCTCACGCGAGAGGATGATCTGGAAGAGCTAGAGGAGTAGTGCTATGCACCCCGAACTTGATAATCGCATTCGAGTTTTTCGAGCTGAGCATCGCATGAGCCAAAGTGACTTGGCGGAAGCTATTGGTGTATCGAGAAAAACCATCAGTACGATTGAGGTGGGAAAGTTTGTTCCTTCAACGATCATTGCACTGAAAATAGCCGAGTATTTTAATGCTCCTGTGGAAGAGGTTTTCAGTCTGATTAAGACTGAGGAGTAAATGGCCGAAAAAGCTCTTTAACAGTATTGCAATAACAGCTTATTGGTTTATAATGCCCCGCACTTTTAAGGAGTTATCGCCTCTTAAAAGTGCGAAAAAAAGTGCCGGAGTGATGGAATTGGTAGACATGACGGATTCAAAATCCGTTGCTCTTGCGAGCGTGGCGGTTCAAGTCCGCCCTCCGGTACCATCTTTCTTAGAATCCTTTTTTCATATCAAATCTTCCTGCAAGCGCTTTAGTTATAAATCTAAGTTTATTCATTGATTCTCTTCAGTCATTGCTCCTCCGAAAAAAATTATTTATGTTAACTGGATCACAGTTGTGATCTAAAGCTGGTTGTACCAGAGGTCTAGACAGCCAAATGTAACCATAAAATCCTTTATGGCAAGTCAAATTCAACTTGTTTTTGTTGGTGTGCGTTTTAATGCTTGGTGACTATAAGCTACTGTTGTTTTATTATTGGCGCATAATTCTTATATTTCAATTAGATATATGATGCTACCTGTTTGACATGTGTTCGTATTTCCAGCTTTTAAGTTTAAAACGAGTGTTTTTTACAGTAAGAAATATTGATGCTATAAATCTTCTCAGCTTAGTTATTCTAATGAATTGCTGAGCTTATTAAGAAAAAACAAACAAAACACACAGTAACACCGATGGGGGTAGTCGATGTTTAGAAAACTCATGCTGTTAATCGCAGCACTCACCTTTACTGGGCTTAGTCATGCAAATACAGGCGTGGCTTTTGTTCATGGCACAGGCAGTCAAAGTGATGCCTATAATGATTACTGGACGGGCAGCTTTGTTCAGTCAGTGATTCAGGGCCTTCCTAACTCAAGTAATTACACCGTCATTAATTGTGACTTTACTCAATACATGTGGACATCTGGCGCTGCGGGTTGCTTAGCTGGACAGTTGACCACCTTCATTAACCAAAAGGGGATAACCAGTCTAACTTTAATCACGCACTCAAACGGCGGGAATGTTGCACGTTGGATTATGTCGAATCCTACTTGGGATAGCCGTTATCCGAACATTATCAATCGAATCGATGAAGTTATCGCTTTGGCGCCATCAAGTGGCGGTACGCCTTTAGCCGATGCTGTGATTGATGGTAATGTTTTTGAGTCAGCCTTGGGCTGGTTGTTGGGTTATAAGAATGATGCTGTTCGCATGCAGCAAGAAGCATGGATGGCGAGTTATAACGCCAACTGGCTATACGGTACAGGTGGTAGACCGGGTTTACCTAAGCCGTTTCGAAGTGTCGTTGGTACGGATGTAGAGTCCGCTATCTGGGATAGTGATAGTTACTGTGGTGGCTATGCTCAAAACGTTGGTTTGGAGTTTACTCAGAACTGGTTGGATAGTTGTTCTGATGGGTTCTTAAATTGTAGCTCGCAAAATGCAGCTGGATCAGTATGGTTTTATGACACCAGCAAGACTTACGGTGATGAGCCGTTGAGTCATGCCCAAAGCAGACGCAAGTGCTTTGGTTTAGATGCATTTCTACGTAACCGAATTTAAGGAGTTATCATGAGAACTTTATTATTAACGTCAATGATCATTTCTTTGAGTGGTGTTGCCGTAGCCGATTCTACTAGCTCAAAGTCACAGCGTGACCACTTATACACTGGGCAGCCGGGCAATACCGCTCCTGCCCAACCAGATAGCCAGCGTGAAATGAAAAACGTGAGCTACAGCTTTCCAATTAACAATATCCAGCAAATAGACTTTTCGCAAAAGCAGTCTCATGTGCAAAGTCGTCAATATATGAAGGATGTAACGGGAGCACAATTAAAGTCTGGTATTGTTCTGACCACTTCTGCTAAAGGTGCGTTAGTGCGAATCTCTGCTTTTGACGGACAAAGTGCTGTAGAGCCAGAGCAGTTAACGGTTCGAAGCCCAAAAGGGCAGGTTTATCAGCAGGGGAAAGCTTTTGATACTCTGGTCAGTAGTCATGCGATGCAAAAAAATGGCATGGGCTTTCAACAAGGCACGACGGGGTTCAAAATGGATGATAGCTTGGGTGCTGGGCGTTTTTCACTGAAAGCGGAGAAAGGTGTATCTAGTCATGGCAAGTACCGCATCAATGTCTTTGAAAAAAACAGCGACACAGAAATGCACTTAACGGCTAATAAAAGTAATTATCTTAATGAGGATGTATTGAGTGTTAATGCTTCGGTATTTGCACAGGGTAAAACTCAAGATATTGTCAGCATTAAAGGGCAGATAGTATCGCCAACAGGTAAAACTTTTAAGGTTGACTTTACGCCAAGCAAAGACGGCTACTCGTTGAGCAAACCTTTGGATATGTCTGCTGACACAGTCCCGGGAGCCCTTTGGGAGCTACATACTGAAACTCAAGTGAAACGCAATGGAGAAGTCATTCAGCGTAATGCGCAATTACCTTTTGCTTTTGCCGAAAAGACAGCAAAGTTGTCTGCTGAGCCTGTAATGTCAGGTCAAAAGCAAAGTCCAGTCGCGACTATTCCGGTTAACGCAAGTGTTGATGGTCGTTATGAAGTCCGCGCTGTACTTTATGGCACAGATGCTCACGGCAATTTGAAACCTGTGATGATGACGCATAGCGCAGCTAACCTTGCTGCTGGTGAAGGTGCTATTCACATGAAGTTTGATTCTCAGCTATTAAAGCAAGCAGGCGTCACAGCCCCTTACGAAGTCAAGCAGCTAGAGCTTCGTGATCAAGGTCAGATGGCACTGATGCAATAAACGCCAAGTGGAGTAGAAAAAAGCCGCGGTTATCGCGGCTTTTTTTGTTTGGTAATACTCGTATTCTTTAACTATTAGAGCTTTTTAAGGGCTTCATA
The Kangiella marina DNA segment above includes these coding regions:
- a CDS encoding DUF885 domain-containing protein encodes the protein MTLTKTLMVSGALLASSITAVAGEDHSQWLDDFFQEVQEYRQSQNPVWAAREGDESAKGKLRDVSPEAYADRKVKLLELIKELESIKRDNLLQDEQISYDMMMTQLKQDVAEVDFKAYQMPLTSEYGFHAQTTNLANAFRFRTADDYQDYIALLEAIPTFFQQNVSNMRNGIKRGFTVPRAVLDGYSDSISVYIKDDPKETVWYRPFNNMPDTLSTEDQAVLQKKAAKVISNKVLPQYQAYLTFFEDEYLPAAKKSIAAYDFPDGKAYYQNQIKHYTTLDLSPDEIHEIGLKEVARIRKEMEEVIETTGFEGSFEEFLHFLRTDEQFYAKTPEELLKEAAYMSKKMDHQLPKFFGKLPRQPYGVVPVPEEIAPKYTTGRYSGAPIDSDRAGEYWVNTYALEKRPLYNLEALTLHEAVPGHHLQTALAQELTHLPKFRQNTYISAFGEGWGLYSEKLGLEAGFYEDPYSNFGRLTYEMWRAMRLVVDTGMHAKGWSREKAISMMESNTALSTHNVRTEIDRYISWPAQALSYKLGELKILELREKAEKALGEKFDIRKFHDAVLANGSIPLSVLEEQIEQFIELENQEEKESQS
- a CDS encoding helix-turn-helix transcriptional regulator, translated to MHPELDNRIRVFRAEHRMSQSDLAEAIGVSRKTISTIEVGKFVPSTIIALKIAEYFNAPVEEVFSLIKTEE
- a CDS encoding DUF4785 domain-containing protein is translated as MRTLLLTSMIISLSGVAVADSTSSKSQRDHLYTGQPGNTAPAQPDSQREMKNVSYSFPINNIQQIDFSQKQSHVQSRQYMKDVTGAQLKSGIVLTTSAKGALVRISAFDGQSAVEPEQLTVRSPKGQVYQQGKAFDTLVSSHAMQKNGMGFQQGTTGFKMDDSLGAGRFSLKAEKGVSSHGKYRINVFEKNSDTEMHLTANKSNYLNEDVLSVNASVFAQGKTQDIVSIKGQIVSPTGKTFKVDFTPSKDGYSLSKPLDMSADTVPGALWELHTETQVKRNGEVIQRNAQLPFAFAEKTAKLSAEPVMSGQKQSPVATIPVNASVDGRYEVRAVLYGTDAHGNLKPVMMTHSAANLAAGEGAIHMKFDSQLLKQAGVTAPYEVKQLELRDQGQMALMQ